A part of Methanocella sp. genomic DNA contains:
- a CDS encoding MBL fold metallo-hydrolase: MNDLHLREADRLEVLSLVDNYTDIFQSQNTKIDRRPMIPPPFSVLAEHGLSCFLKVTAGSEEHLVLFDSGLSAECLFHNVKLLKVDLDGIESIVLSHGHYDHTGGLLELLGHTPKKTPLVLHPDVFLNRRLKNPMLNYTIDLPSLDEQTIMKAGAEIIKSRGPSTLASGLIMVTGEVERTTPFEKGFPTMEAKINGNWVVDPFNDDQAIIVNLKGKGLVIVGGCSHAGIINTIRYAKNITNIDKVYAVLGGFHLTGPLFEPIIGVTIDEMVKINPDYVVPMHCTGWNAVNQFKEKMPKQVIINTVGTCYTF; this comes from the coding sequence ATGAATGATTTACACCTGAGGGAAGCGGATCGTTTAGAAGTTCTAAGCCTGGTTGATAATTATACCGATATTTTTCAGTCGCAGAATACTAAGATTGATCGACGGCCTATGATTCCACCCCCATTTTCTGTTCTCGCTGAGCATGGGTTATCGTGTTTTCTTAAGGTCACTGCGGGTTCGGAGGAGCACCTGGTGCTTTTTGATTCAGGACTATCGGCAGAATGCCTGTTCCATAATGTTAAATTGCTCAAGGTCGATTTAGACGGGATCGAATCTATCGTTTTAAGCCACGGCCACTATGACCATACGGGCGGGCTTTTAGAATTACTTGGCCACACGCCGAAAAAGACACCTCTAGTCCTCCATCCGGATGTTTTCCTTAATCGCCGCTTAAAAAATCCTATGTTAAACTATACTATTGACTTGCCTTCCTTAGACGAACAAACCATAATGAAGGCAGGGGCGGAAATTATCAAATCCCGGGGGCCTTCGACATTAGCGTCTGGACTGATAATGGTAACGGGAGAAGTAGAAAGGACGACACCATTTGAAAAGGGATTTCCCACCATGGAGGCAAAAATTAACGGTAACTGGGTAGTTGATCCGTTTAACGATGACCAGGCAATTATTGTCAATTTAAAAGGTAAGGGATTAGTGATTGTCGGCGGATGTTCTCACGCTGGTATTATCAATACTATTAGATATGCGAAGAATATCACTAATATTGATAAGGTCTATGCCGTGTTAGGAGGCTTCCACCTTACAGGGCCGCTATTTGAACCAATAATAGGGGTTACGATAGATGAAATGGTTAAGATAAACCCTGATTATGTCGTACCCATGCACTGTACGGGATGGAATGCTGTCAACCAGTTCAAAGAAAAAATGCCAAAACAAGTTATTATTAATACAGTAGGCACTTGTTATACATTTTAA
- the ftsZ gene encoding cell division protein FtsZ, with protein MDSVVQEALKYTEMEREYRNDKGENTTGNDFEDFGLPQIKIVGCGGAGNNTINRLFNIGVGGVETIAVNTDKQGLDMIKADKKILVGKSLTRGLGAGGFPEIGKRAAELARSTLQEVLKDADLVFVTAGMGGGTGTGTAPVVASVAKEMGAIVVGMVSTPFKVERARLVKAEEGIADLRSAADTVIVLDNNRLLEYVPNLPLEQSFSVMDQLISETVKGISETITKPSLINLDFADVKAVMNGGGVAVMLVGEAKSQDKSESVVRNALNHPLLDVDCRGATGALVHITGGPDLTLSDATNIAESLTYEMDSHANVIWGARVQKDYEGKVRVMAIMTGVNSPQIMGKGQKTRAATDDDSDPAGKLNMRGGSKVSGSIIDVIK; from the coding sequence ATGGATTCAGTTGTGCAGGAAGCACTGAAATACACGGAAATGGAACGTGAGTACCGTAACGATAAGGGAGAGAACACCACAGGCAACGACTTTGAGGATTTCGGCCTCCCCCAGATCAAGATCGTAGGATGCGGCGGTGCCGGAAATAACACTATCAACCGATTATTCAACATCGGCGTCGGCGGCGTCGAGACCATCGCCGTGAACACCGATAAGCAGGGCCTTGACATGATCAAGGCTGATAAGAAGATCCTCGTGGGCAAGTCCCTGACCAGGGGCCTGGGCGCAGGCGGCTTCCCCGAGATAGGCAAGAGGGCGGCCGAGCTGGCGAGAAGCACGTTACAGGAGGTCTTAAAGGACGCCGACTTAGTATTCGTTACCGCGGGCATGGGCGGCGGAACGGGCACCGGGACGGCGCCGGTCGTCGCCTCGGTCGCAAAGGAGATGGGCGCGATCGTGGTCGGCATGGTCTCCACGCCGTTCAAGGTAGAACGAGCCAGGCTGGTCAAGGCTGAAGAGGGTATCGCCGACCTTAGATCCGCTGCGGACACGGTTATCGTGCTCGACAACAACCGGCTGCTGGAATATGTCCCGAACCTCCCCCTGGAACAGTCGTTCTCGGTCATGGACCAGCTGATATCCGAAACTGTCAAGGGCATATCCGAGACGATCACGAAACCGTCGTTGATCAACCTGGACTTCGCCGATGTGAAGGCCGTCATGAACGGAGGCGGCGTCGCCGTGATGCTCGTGGGCGAGGCAAAGAGCCAGGATAAGTCGGAGAGCGTCGTAAGGAACGCGCTGAACCACCCGCTGCTCGATGTCGACTGCCGCGGCGCCACCGGCGCTCTGGTGCATATCACCGGCGGCCCGGACCTGACGCTGAGCGATGCCACGAACATCGCAGAGTCATTAACGTATGAGATGGATTCCCACGCTAATGTTATCTGGGGCGCAAGGGTCCAGAAGGATTACGAGGGGAAGGTAAGGGTTATGGCCATCATGACCGGCGTCAACTCGCCGCAGATCATGGGCAAGGGCCAGAAGACCCGTGCCGCAACCGATGATGACAGCGACCCCGCCGGCAAACTGAACATGCGTGGCGGCTCGAAAGTTTCCGGGTCCATCATCGACGTTATAAAGTGA
- a CDS encoding YwbE family protein — protein MNGKNRKDIRPGLEVDIVLKQDQRTGKRTRGIVKEILTNSSFHPHGIKVRLTNGQVGRVQEIISPQG, from the coding sequence ATGAATGGCAAGAATAGAAAAGACATCAGGCCCGGCCTGGAGGTCGATATCGTACTCAAGCAAGACCAGAGGACCGGTAAAAGGACCAGGGGCATCGTTAAAGAGATCCTGACAAACTCCTCTTTTCATCCTCACGGCATTAAGGTCCGGCTCACGAACGGCCAAGTAGGCCGCGTCCAGGAGATCATCAGCCCGCAGGGATAA
- a CDS encoding alanyl-tRNA editing protein gives MEHRLYCDSPYTTDWSAEIVSIEPADGIFHVLLSETAFYPGGGGQPSDRGTIDGIPIEDIFEKDGHVIHVLRKTPEHKTVSCAIDFERRFDLMQQHSGQHLLSAVLFRLYRCKTSSLHMGMDELSIDVAMPEMPPQMITKVEDEANSYIYKDLPIVISVVTPGAASEMALRKAPPKEGEVRIVEIQTIDRSPCCGTHVRRTGEIGIIKIVKTEKRGNETRVYFKCGRRALNDYQFKQDIVTGLVHLYRMSESEVLGKTEALAAQLRNAQKELVEIKDKMLKADAKEIAASSSSKVIARSYGDKSFGDIGTLGKYLIDAGNYVVILESIPDKRLLFAHSGKFDVSCGKILKEHLAAFNGKGGGKDNWANGGFNTVEDMGKFKAFLLDTLSKMGIV, from the coding sequence ATGGAGCATCGACTTTATTGTGATTCACCCTACACCACGGACTGGTCGGCGGAAATCGTCAGTATCGAGCCGGCTGACGGCATATTCCACGTCTTATTATCGGAAACGGCATTCTATCCCGGAGGCGGCGGCCAGCCGTCGGACCGCGGCACCATAGACGGCATCCCGATCGAGGATATTTTCGAGAAGGATGGGCACGTCATCCACGTTCTGAGAAAAACGCCGGAGCATAAGACAGTCTCATGTGCAATAGATTTCGAGCGGCGTTTCGACCTCATGCAGCAGCACAGCGGCCAGCACCTGCTATCGGCCGTACTATTCAGGCTATACCGGTGCAAGACCTCGAGCCTGCACATGGGCATGGATGAGCTATCAATCGACGTCGCAATGCCCGAGATGCCGCCGCAGATGATAACAAAAGTCGAGGACGAGGCCAACTCCTATATCTATAAAGACCTCCCGATAGTGATCAGCGTGGTCACGCCCGGGGCGGCCAGCGAAATGGCGCTGCGTAAGGCCCCGCCGAAGGAAGGTGAAGTGCGCATAGTGGAGATCCAGACAATTGATAGATCGCCGTGCTGTGGCACCCATGTCCGGAGAACGGGCGAGATCGGCATCATTAAGATCGTAAAGACTGAGAAGAGGGGCAACGAGACCCGGGTCTATTTCAAATGTGGGCGGCGTGCTCTGAATGACTACCAGTTCAAGCAAGACATCGTCACCGGCCTGGTGCACCTGTATCGCATGTCCGAAAGCGAAGTGCTCGGTAAGACGGAAGCGCTGGCGGCCCAGCTACGTAACGCCCAGAAAGAGCTCGTAGAGATAAAGGATAAGATGCTGAAGGCAGACGCAAAAGAGATCGCTGCGTCGTCCTCTTCTAAGGTCATTGCCAGGTCTTATGGCGATAAGAGCTTCGGCGATATCGGCACGCTGGGTAAATACCTTATCGACGCTGGAAATTACGTCGTCATCCTGGAGTCGATTCCCGATAAGCGCCTTCTATTTGCCCATAGCGGCAAGTTCGACGTGAGCTGTGGCAAAATCCTGAAAGAGCATCTCGCAGCCTTCAACGGCAAGGGGGGCGGAAAGGATAATTGGGCCAACGGGGGCTTCAACACCGTCGAGGACATGGGCAAATTCAAAGCATTCCTACTGGACACCCTTTCAAAAATGGGGATCGTCTAA
- a CDS encoding TIGR00730 family Rossman fold protein, which produces MKRVCVFCGSSPGSRPEFTAKAGELGRVLAGNGIGLVYGGAKIGMMGAVASAALEANGEVIGIIPRDLVNKEIAFTRISDLRVVNSMHERKALMAELSDGFIALPGGLGTIEEFFEILTWAQLGIHKKPCGLLNVCGYYDKMIEFFDQAVQEQFINPSARSLVLVDESPPALLKKFQDYRPPKIDKAAWALALENHNMSKT; this is translated from the coding sequence ATGAAACGCGTTTGTGTCTTTTGCGGGTCCAGCCCCGGGTCAAGGCCCGAGTTTACGGCGAAAGCGGGCGAACTCGGCCGTGTGCTGGCCGGGAACGGGATAGGCCTGGTCTATGGCGGCGCAAAGATCGGCATGATGGGCGCCGTTGCATCGGCCGCCCTGGAAGCGAATGGCGAGGTCATCGGCATCATTCCCCGGGACCTTGTGAATAAGGAAATCGCCTTTACCAGAATTTCAGACCTGCGTGTCGTTAATTCCATGCACGAGCGAAAAGCGCTCATGGCGGAGCTTTCGGACGGCTTTATTGCGCTCCCCGGCGGCCTGGGGACGATCGAGGAGTTCTTCGAGATACTCACCTGGGCCCAGCTTGGCATTCACAAGAAGCCCTGTGGTTTGCTGAACGTATGCGGCTATTACGATAAAATGATCGAGTTCTTTGACCAGGCTGTGCAGGAGCAGTTCATCAACCCGTCCGCACGCTCGCTTGTCCTGGTGGACGAGAGCCCCCCGGCGCTATTAAAAAAGTTCCAGGATTACCGGCCGCCGAAGATCGATAAGGCTGCCTGGGCGCTGGCTTTGGAAAATCATAATATGTCGAAGACTTAG
- a CDS encoding tetratricopeptide repeat protein, with amino-acid sequence MPMDINVEQEIQKYKKMVEANPNDQEARMMLGMAYGAYGQYEEAVKELKEAVRLKPEHAEAHFDLALAYHMVDLLDDAIKEYRETLRLKPDYLDAQLNMANAYLQMGDADDALGLFKDIIAKNPDSAEVYASFGIALASAGYPDDAIETFNKAIAKDPQSFDAHLFLAGAYMDKGELNDAIKEYRIAATLSPHDASVFYNWGFALSEKGLTMDAIEKYKIAVSLDPGFIEARYNLGSLLARQNRLDEAIVELKETIKADPSFADAHNLLGVIYTAKGFTKAAVKELEEAVKLDPDFAVAYNNLGMLYYGEEQWDDAIEAFEQALKIDPGYFEAQNNLKNAQAKKSNPA; translated from the coding sequence ATGCCTATGGACATTAACGTTGAGCAGGAGATCCAGAAGTATAAAAAAATGGTAGAAGCAAATCCCAACGACCAGGAAGCCCGGATGATGCTAGGCATGGCCTACGGTGCCTATGGCCAGTATGAGGAAGCCGTGAAGGAGCTAAAGGAAGCCGTGAGACTGAAGCCGGAGCATGCTGAGGCGCATTTTGACCTGGCGCTGGCATACCACATGGTCGACCTTCTCGACGATGCCATCAAAGAGTACCGCGAGACCTTACGATTAAAGCCCGACTACCTGGATGCACAGCTCAACATGGCGAACGCGTACCTGCAGATGGGCGATGCCGATGACGCGCTCGGCCTGTTCAAGGACATCATCGCGAAGAACCCCGATTCGGCCGAAGTCTACGCCAGCTTTGGCATCGCGCTGGCATCCGCCGGGTATCCGGACGATGCCATCGAGACCTTTAATAAGGCCATCGCCAAAGACCCCCAATCCTTTGATGCACACCTTTTCCTCGCCGGGGCCTACATGGATAAAGGCGAGCTTAACGACGCCATAAAGGAATACCGTATCGCGGCGACACTGTCACCGCACGATGCCTCAGTATTTTACAACTGGGGATTCGCGCTGTCGGAAAAAGGCCTGACCATGGACGCCATTGAAAAGTACAAGATCGCAGTATCGCTCGACCCGGGATTTATTGAGGCCCGCTATAACCTGGGCTCGCTGCTTGCTCGTCAGAACCGGCTAGACGAGGCCATCGTCGAGTTAAAAGAGACAATAAAGGCAGACCCGTCCTTCGCCGACGCACATAACCTCCTGGGCGTCATATACACGGCCAAAGGATTTACAAAAGCCGCCGTCAAAGAGCTCGAGGAAGCCGTAAAGCTCGACCCCGACTTCGCGGTGGCGTATAATAACCTGGGCATGCTCTACTATGGCGAGGAGCAATGGGACGACGCGATCGAGGCGTTCGAGCAGGCCCTGAAGATAGACCCGGGCTACTTCGAGGCGCAGAATAACCTGAAGAACGCGCAGGCGAAGAAGTCGAACCCGGCTTAA
- a CDS encoding cupin domain-containing protein gives MPTKKETSEKDQLIGNAMKMGDLVGYQAGSVVSREVINKKTGTVTIFAFDKGEGLSTHSAPFDAMLVDVDGEVEITIDDKPNHLKAGDMIIMPAGHPHAVKALTKFKMLLIMIRSKE, from the coding sequence ATGCCCACGAAGAAAGAAACATCGGAAAAAGATCAATTGATCGGAAATGCCATGAAAATGGGCGATCTGGTCGGCTACCAGGCCGGCTCGGTCGTCAGCCGCGAGGTCATCAATAAGAAGACCGGTACTGTGACCATTTTTGCCTTTGACAAGGGAGAAGGGCTGAGCACACATTCGGCCCCTTTCGACGCGATGCTCGTTGATGTGGACGGCGAGGTGGAAATTACTATCGACGATAAGCCCAACCACCTAAAAGCCGGAGATATGATCATCATGCCAGCGGGCCATCCGCATGCCGTTAAAGCGCTGACGAAATTCAAGATGCTGCTGATAATGATCCGTTCCAAAGAATAA
- a CDS encoding NAD(P)/FAD-dependent oxidoreductase, whose protein sequence is MKSDYDVIVVGAGPAGSVAAATAARQGLDVLLIEKRQEIGEPVRCAEGMIKSGLDRFVEYDPKWVCARINSGRIYAPNGKSLYFHQLDTAGYVIDRNVFDRSLAKAAADEGSEVQVKTQATGLIIENGIVKGINGICMGRNFEARAKVVIGADGIESKIGRWAGLLEPLRLKDVESCAEFVVAGIDIDPECLEFYIGNRISPGGYVWIFPKGKNEANIGLGMLADRYNGIHPIDYLKKYVDSRFPEGRIIQSISGAVPVCDLSYRLSTAGLMLAGDGGRLVDPLLGAGIMNAMVSGRLAGNIAANAIKGGDVSAKALERYDMGIHSSIGKAIRRNYHVKEFIVNCSDWQINLVIAAIKKLRVEDIPISELFIEVTTSGLPLLKVARMVV, encoded by the coding sequence ATGAAAAGCGACTATGACGTCATCGTCGTCGGCGCAGGGCCTGCCGGCTCGGTCGCGGCGGCAACGGCCGCAAGGCAGGGCCTCGATGTACTGCTTATCGAGAAAAGGCAGGAGATAGGGGAACCGGTGCGCTGTGCCGAAGGCATGATCAAGTCTGGCCTGGACAGGTTTGTCGAGTACGACCCGAAATGGGTATGCGCCAGGATTAATAGTGGCCGTATTTATGCGCCGAATGGAAAGTCATTATACTTCCATCAGCTGGATACCGCCGGTTATGTGATAGACCGTAATGTCTTCGACAGGTCTCTGGCAAAGGCGGCGGCCGACGAGGGCTCGGAAGTCCAGGTAAAAACGCAGGCCACGGGGCTTATCATCGAAAACGGAATCGTAAAAGGCATTAACGGCATCTGCATGGGACGGAATTTTGAAGCCCGGGCCAAGGTCGTCATCGGCGCGGACGGCATAGAATCGAAGATCGGCCGCTGGGCCGGTCTTCTAGAGCCTCTAAGGCTAAAGGATGTCGAATCCTGCGCGGAGTTCGTCGTCGCAGGCATAGACATCGATCCCGAGTGCCTGGAATTCTACATCGGTAATAGAATCTCTCCGGGAGGCTATGTCTGGATATTCCCCAAAGGAAAGAACGAAGCCAACATCGGCCTCGGTATGCTGGCCGACCGTTACAATGGCATCCACCCCATCGACTACCTCAAAAAGTATGTCGATTCGCGCTTCCCTGAAGGCCGGATAATTCAGTCAATTTCCGGGGCCGTACCGGTCTGCGACCTGTCTTATCGCCTATCGACCGCCGGGCTGATGCTTGCCGGCGACGGCGGCAGGCTCGTCGACCCTCTACTCGGGGCCGGCATTATGAACGCCATGGTCAGCGGACGATTGGCGGGAAATATCGCGGCCAATGCAATAAAGGGCGGAGACGTATCGGCAAAAGCATTGGAGCGTTACGATATGGGGATTCACTCGTCGATCGGTAAGGCTATTCGACGTAATTATCACGTAAAAGAATTTATCGTTAACTGCAGCGACTGGCAGATAAATCTGGTCATCGCCGCCATAAAGAAGCTGAGAGTCGAGGACATTCCCATATCCGAGCTCTTTATCGAGGTCACGACGTCGGGCCTGCCCCTGCTAAAGGTCGCCCGTATGGTCGTTTAA
- a CDS encoding rhodanese-like domain-containing protein: protein MASERIKILGTEEMKNRMNDPGPFILIDARDEEDYKKMHIPGAISMPVYEVERRCETLDKNDEIIIYCSGFMCDASADAANIFWKKGFRNLSDYKGGIQDWIAGNNATE, encoded by the coding sequence ATGGCAAGCGAACGAATAAAAATACTCGGCACTGAAGAGATGAAAAACCGGATGAATGATCCTGGACCGTTTATACTGATCGATGCAAGGGACGAAGAGGACTATAAGAAAATGCATATACCTGGCGCCATTTCTATGCCGGTGTATGAAGTTGAAAGACGGTGCGAAACCCTGGATAAGAACGACGAGATCATCATATACTGTAGCGGCTTCATGTGCGACGCGAGCGCCGACGCCGCTAACATATTCTGGAAAAAAGGCTTCCGGAACCTATCCGATTATAAGGGCGGTATTCAGGACTGGATCGCCGGAAATAACGCTACGGAGTGA
- a CDS encoding pentapeptide repeat-containing protein — MLSDAEIKKTKYLLSLRENYYNEGIRSMDLSGVDLSGVDLHGMQIIGVNFDKAILDNANLYDSQLVGCRFNGTSFRRAIMRKSDIIDCTFNEASLSQADLSESKLYKLEFTGCDLHLIKLIMAKIIDCTFRECNMLSANISTASITGAVIENCDLQHMNGERSFITNTTFNTVKMNHASLNYAVIYDNKFQDVSTDDMLLVETRLDEDSLLFRKARTVDLKNISK; from the coding sequence ATGCTATCCGATGCGGAGATCAAAAAAACGAAATACCTTCTTAGCCTTCGTGAAAACTACTACAATGAGGGCATCCGCAGCATGGACTTATCGGGCGTGGACCTCAGCGGCGTCGACCTTCATGGAATGCAGATAATCGGCGTGAACTTTGATAAGGCAATACTCGACAATGCTAATCTCTATGATTCGCAGCTCGTCGGCTGCCGGTTTAACGGCACGAGCTTCCGCAGGGCCATCATGCGAAAATCGGATATTATCGACTGTACTTTTAATGAAGCCTCGCTATCCCAGGCGGACCTGAGCGAGTCGAAGCTGTATAAGCTGGAGTTTACGGGTTGCGACCTGCACCTTATCAAGCTTATCATGGCGAAGATCATCGATTGTACATTCCGCGAATGCAATATGCTTAGCGCGAACATTTCCACGGCGAGCATTACCGGGGCCGTTATTGAAAACTGCGACCTGCAGCACATGAATGGCGAACGCTCATTCATCACGAATACGACGTTCAATACTGTGAAGATGAATCACGCTTCGTTGAACTATGCCGTTATTTACGATAATAAATTCCAGGACGTATCTACCGACGATATGCTTCTGGTCGAAACCAGGCTGGACGAGGATAGTCTCTTATTTAGAAAAGCGAGAACTGTGGACCTGAAAAATATATCAAAATAA
- the xerA gene encoding site-specific tyrosine recombinase/integron integrase produces MDHIEIFLDEKRLSSSSNTIKQYGLILRNFQEFCGKPLDKVNRHEIIRYLNHLMFEEERSKAYVSNIMSIIKSFYSFLSENEYTTSNPAKGINAVKIDKKAPVYLTQDEMQALIKTAVSPRDSLIVKMLYATGVRVSELVNIKKQDIDLGRNTIKVFGKGAKERVVLLPDTLKAQLEAYCEGLTDDQKLFNLNVRTVERDIKTLAAQAGINKKVTPHKLRHSFATHMLQNGGNVVAIQKLLGHTSLNTTQIYTHYSVDELKDMYAHTHPMSK; encoded by the coding sequence ATGGACCATATAGAAATATTCCTGGACGAGAAACGATTGTCTTCCAGCTCTAACACGATAAAACAATATGGGCTGATCCTTCGCAACTTCCAGGAATTTTGCGGCAAGCCCTTAGATAAAGTGAACCGGCATGAGATCATCCGGTATTTGAATCATTTGATGTTCGAAGAGGAACGGTCCAAAGCCTACGTGTCGAATATCATGAGCATCATCAAATCGTTCTATTCGTTCCTTAGCGAGAACGAGTATACCACGTCGAACCCAGCTAAAGGCATCAACGCGGTCAAGATAGATAAAAAAGCTCCCGTATACCTGACACAGGATGAAATGCAGGCCCTGATAAAAACGGCAGTCAGCCCCAGGGATAGCCTTATCGTAAAAATGCTCTATGCGACTGGCGTGCGAGTGTCTGAACTCGTGAACATTAAGAAGCAGGATATCGACCTGGGCAGGAATACTATCAAAGTCTTCGGAAAAGGCGCTAAGGAGCGGGTCGTGCTCCTGCCGGACACGCTGAAGGCGCAGCTCGAGGCTTATTGCGAGGGCTTGACTGACGATCAGAAGCTGTTCAACCTGAACGTCCGAACCGTGGAGCGGGATATTAAAACTCTGGCCGCACAGGCAGGCATTAATAAGAAAGTAACGCCCCATAAGCTCAGGCATAGCTTTGCCACGCACATGCTCCAGAATGGGGGAAACGTCGTGGCCATCCAGAAGCTACTTGGCCATACATCACTGAATACGACCCAGATATATACCCATTATAGCGTGGACGAGCTCAAGGACATGTATGCACATACGCACCCGATGAGCAAATAA